The Acidicapsa acidisoli genome window below encodes:
- a CDS encoding B12-binding domain-containing radical SAM protein, with protein sequence MAEVLLTHSYHLPYDSKQLRKMQPYPPLGTLYAATALRDSGISVAVFDPMLEEPSEPLAAMLIKHRPKIVAVYEDDFNFLSKMCLTRMRAVASQIAQAARAMGARVIVHGSDSTDNPSLFLENGFDYVLRGESEGTLVLLCASLLKGSPPPEIDGFVRRDDAGDLIQCGQQLSKNPAWTELVLPARDLIDLEPYREAWIKSHGYFSTNIVSSRGCPYRCNWCAKPISGNKFHLRPASAVAEEMLQLKKQTGVQHLWFGDDVFALNQHWVEEFAAEVSKRDAAIPFKIQSRADLMNEQTVQHLKTAGCAEVWLGVESGSQAILNAMDKGLSLSMVIAVRHRLKEAGIRACFFLQLGYPGETWVELQQTIALVRKLRPDDIGVSFSYPLPGTVFYERVQAQLGQKRNWADSDDLCIMFKAAYKTDFYRCVRDALHAEVDAWHVSETSREATSEVEALWRKVEELEPISRCEDAFEFPDTVTPFAASGLVPVEDLILVQKA encoded by the coding sequence GTGGCAGAAGTATTGCTGACACACTCCTATCATCTGCCGTATGACTCAAAGCAGCTACGAAAAATGCAGCCCTATCCGCCGCTTGGGACGCTCTATGCCGCGACCGCTTTGCGTGATAGCGGCATCTCCGTCGCTGTCTTCGACCCAATGCTGGAGGAGCCATCCGAGCCACTCGCCGCCATGCTTATAAAGCACAGGCCGAAGATCGTGGCAGTCTACGAAGATGATTTCAATTTTCTCTCGAAGATGTGCCTCACGCGTATGAGAGCAGTAGCGTCGCAGATCGCGCAGGCAGCGCGGGCAATGGGCGCCAGGGTGATAGTCCACGGTTCCGACTCGACTGATAATCCATCCCTGTTTCTCGAGAACGGCTTTGACTACGTGCTGCGCGGTGAGTCCGAAGGTACACTGGTACTCCTTTGCGCTTCTTTGTTAAAGGGATCACCGCCTCCGGAGATCGACGGTTTTGTCAGACGCGACGACGCTGGCGACCTTATCCAGTGCGGGCAGCAGCTATCCAAGAATCCTGCATGGACGGAGCTTGTCCTCCCTGCGCGCGATCTGATCGATCTTGAACCGTATCGCGAAGCATGGATCAAGTCTCACGGATATTTTTCAACCAACATCGTATCAAGCCGAGGCTGCCCGTATCGCTGCAATTGGTGCGCAAAGCCAATTTCCGGCAATAAATTCCACTTGCGTCCGGCCTCGGCTGTAGCAGAAGAGATGCTTCAGCTCAAGAAGCAAACGGGTGTTCAGCACCTCTGGTTCGGCGACGATGTCTTCGCATTGAATCAACATTGGGTAGAAGAATTTGCTGCAGAAGTTTCTAAACGAGATGCAGCCATTCCTTTCAAAATACAGTCCCGCGCAGACCTGATGAACGAACAAACGGTCCAGCATCTCAAGACCGCCGGCTGTGCTGAGGTATGGCTGGGTGTTGAATCTGGATCGCAAGCCATTCTGAATGCGATGGATAAAGGCCTAAGCTTATCCATGGTTATAGCTGTACGCCATCGATTGAAGGAAGCAGGTATCCGTGCTTGTTTCTTCCTGCAATTAGGCTACCCCGGTGAGACTTGGGTAGAATTGCAGCAAACGATCGCCTTGGTTCGTAAGCTGCGTCCTGACGATATTGGAGTATCGTTTTCGTATCCCCTTCCTGGCACCGTGTTCTATGAACGCGTCCAAGCGCAGCTTGGGCAGAAGCGTAATTGGGCCGACAGCGATGATTTGTGCATCATGTTCAAAGCCGCGTATAAGACTGACTTCTATCGCTGCGTGCGCGACGCCTTGCACGCAGAGGTAGACGCATGGCATGTGTCGGAGACGTCACGCGAGGCGACCTCTGAGGTAGAAGCGCTATGGCGTAAAGTCGAAGAACTCGAACCAATCAGCCGCTGTGAAGACGCTTTTGAATTTCCAGACACTGTGACTCCATTCGCGGCGTCCGGACTCGTTCCGGTCGAAGACCTGATTCTTGTTCAGAAAGCTTAG
- a CDS encoding nucleotidyltransferase family protein produces MLRPLNREQSIREAVLLSFCDPPPDRRLSLLHLSKQEWRRLLDWLDISGLALYFLDRMVELQMSELLPAAVIARLRSNLIENTQRTNGMIAESAAIQKELQRANLSYAMIKGFSLSPTSVTRPELRHQFDLDYLISEKCIIQAKEILEKRGYRLYAVSGKSWEFKINERPVVSLRDFYKDLPGRSVELHVEAKQSGRPLMLERTEEREFYGIKAPVLSRVDLFIGQGMHVYKDICSEFSRASHLLEFRRHVIARRDDSAFWGELRSVAQDDPRLILGLGVATYLITHVMGPFAPDEFASWTVRGLSPSIVSWIEMYGSHAVLKKFPGDKLYLLLQQELVSAGIPAKRPLRTALFPLRLPPSLVKPAKHETLSLRGRRYRLQLHQVVSRLRFHIVEGFRYALELHRWQQYRKRVVR; encoded by the coding sequence ATGCTAAGACCACTGAACAGGGAACAGTCGATACGCGAGGCCGTCCTCTTGAGCTTTTGCGATCCGCCGCCTGATCGGCGTCTGTCACTCCTGCATCTTTCAAAGCAGGAGTGGCGAAGATTGTTAGACTGGCTCGATATAAGTGGCCTCGCCCTGTACTTCCTTGATCGCATGGTGGAGTTACAAATGTCGGAGTTATTGCCCGCCGCAGTAATTGCACGCCTACGCAGTAACTTGATCGAGAACACCCAGCGGACCAACGGCATGATTGCCGAATCAGCTGCGATCCAAAAGGAGCTACAGAGAGCCAACTTGTCATATGCGATGATCAAAGGATTCTCGCTTAGCCCCACTTCGGTTACGAGGCCGGAGCTGCGACATCAGTTTGATCTTGACTATCTCATCTCTGAGAAATGTATTATCCAGGCAAAAGAAATCCTTGAAAAAAGAGGTTACCGCCTATATGCGGTGAGTGGCAAAAGCTGGGAATTCAAGATCAATGAAAGACCCGTGGTGTCACTAAGGGATTTCTATAAAGACTTGCCTGGCAGGTCGGTGGAACTGCATGTCGAGGCCAAGCAATCAGGCCGTCCGCTCATGCTTGAGCGGACGGAGGAGCGCGAGTTTTATGGAATCAAGGCGCCGGTGCTTTCGAGGGTAGATCTCTTCATAGGGCAAGGAATGCACGTCTACAAGGATATTTGCAGCGAGTTCTCCCGTGCGTCCCACCTTCTGGAATTTCGACGTCATGTGATCGCTCGCCGCGACGATAGCGCATTTTGGGGCGAGCTTCGATCAGTAGCCCAGGATGATCCTCGCTTAATATTGGGGCTCGGGGTAGCTACCTACCTTATTACTCACGTCATGGGTCCATTCGCTCCAGACGAGTTTGCTAGCTGGACAGTCCGCGGTCTTTCTCCTTCGATCGTGTCATGGATCGAAATGTACGGGAGCCATGCGGTCCTCAAGAAGTTCCCAGGAGACAAACTATACCTGCTATTGCAACAAGAACTCGTGTCTGCGGGCATTCCGGCAAAGCGTCCACTTCGGACCGCATTATTCCCTCTGCGCTTACCACCATCCCTCGTGAAGCCAGCCAAACACGAGACCTTATCTCTGCGAGGTCGACGTTATCGTCTGCAACTCCATCAAGTTGTCTCACGTTTGCGGTTTCACATCGTGGAAGGGTTTCGATATGCATTGGAGTTACATCGTTGGCAGCAGTATAGGAAGCGAGTTGTACGATGA
- the ribA gene encoding GTP cyclohydrolase II codes for MKLRQVADVSLPTEWATFRLLAFAGTRVDADIHRERDETGLALVYGDIHGAPPVVRIHSQCITGEVFHSLRCDCHAQFHLALRTIVSEGSGILLYEHQEGRGIGIMEKLRAYELQDHGLDTIDANLQLGHAIDLRDYELAIGVLDYLKIRSIRLMSNNPDKIEAVLSSGIEIIDRLSADVPANPHSEKYLATKRERLGHLSNTEGVLHEIT; via the coding sequence ATGAAGTTAAGACAAGTCGCAGATGTCAGCCTTCCAACTGAATGGGCCACCTTTCGTTTACTCGCTTTCGCTGGCACGCGAGTCGACGCCGATATACATCGGGAACGCGACGAGACTGGCTTAGCCTTGGTCTATGGCGATATTCATGGGGCTCCACCTGTAGTTCGAATTCATTCACAATGTATAACCGGCGAAGTCTTCCACTCGCTGCGTTGCGATTGTCACGCGCAGTTTCACTTGGCACTGCGCACGATCGTCAGTGAGGGTTCGGGGATTCTCCTGTATGAACATCAGGAGGGACGAGGCATAGGGATCATGGAGAAGCTGCGTGCTTACGAACTTCAAGACCACGGGCTCGATACAATCGACGCTAATCTTCAATTGGGACATGCGATAGACCTGCGTGACTATGAGCTCGCCATCGGAGTCCTAGACTATCTCAAAATTCGATCGATCCGATTGATGAGCAACAACCCGGATAAGATCGAAGCCGTCCTCTCATCTGGAATCGAAATTATTGACCGCCTGAGCGCTGACGTTCCAGCTAATCCCCACTCTGAAAAGTATCTTGCCACCAAACGCGAGCGACTCGGTCATCTTTCCAATACAGAAGGCGTGCTTCACGAGATAACATAG
- a CDS encoding class I SAM-dependent methyltransferase — protein sequence MTAPLRPAAQAFDAIAPVFDSRFNQWRSVTAQRRAVRNLLVEAFPSGGRIFELGGGTGEDAAFLAHRGFDVLLTDPSPTMVQLANTKLAPLGASAEVAAGEDMEAFAAAHRSSGSALFDGAFSNFAPLNCVVDLSPVARGLARLLKPGAPAMLVLFGTFCPGEMLVEVLRGRPQLALRRCRRNEVPARLAKREFQVVYHRRAAIVSAFAPWFVLEKSVGIGVTVPPSSAEPWISHHPRALAGMEALDRILAGPLAMLGDHVLYQFRRTSVS from the coding sequence ATGACGGCTCCATTGCGCCCTGCCGCGCAGGCTTTCGATGCGATTGCGCCGGTCTTTGACTCGCGTTTCAACCAGTGGCGTAGTGTGACGGCTCAACGTCGCGCCGTCAGGAACTTACTGGTAGAGGCATTTCCGAGCGGTGGTCGCATTTTTGAATTAGGCGGTGGCACTGGCGAAGATGCTGCATTTCTAGCCCATCGTGGATTCGATGTGCTTCTGACCGATCCATCGCCCACGATGGTGCAGCTGGCGAATACCAAGCTTGCCCCGTTGGGCGCATCGGCAGAAGTTGCCGCCGGGGAAGATATGGAAGCATTCGCAGCGGCGCACCGGTCCTCTGGTAGCGCATTGTTCGACGGTGCCTTTTCCAATTTTGCACCGCTCAATTGCGTCGTTGATCTCAGTCCAGTGGCGCGAGGTTTGGCCCGCCTCCTGAAACCTGGAGCGCCCGCGATGCTGGTATTGTTCGGCACGTTTTGCCCAGGCGAAATGCTTGTGGAGGTACTGCGCGGTCGACCACAGCTTGCGCTTCGCAGATGCAGGCGAAATGAGGTGCCAGCGAGGCTGGCGAAACGAGAGTTCCAGGTCGTCTATCATCGCCGCGCGGCGATCGTAAGTGCGTTCGCGCCTTGGTTTGTGTTGGAGAAGAGTGTGGGTATCGGCGTCACAGTACCGCCAAGCTCCGCCGAGCCGTGGATTTCGCATCACCCGCGCGCGCTTGCTGGAATGGAGGCGCTAGATCGTATTCTTGCAGGCCCGCTGGCGATGCTTGGCGACCATGTGCTGTATCAATTCCGTCGCACCTCTGTTTCGTGA